A genome region from Nocardia sp. NBC_00565 includes the following:
- a CDS encoding ABC transporter ATP-binding protein, with amino-acid sequence MAEVFLRDLVKTYPGGTARATDEVSLEVDDGEFMVLLGPSGCGKTTLLRMIAGLELPDSGQIVIGGKDVTYLEPRRRNLSMVFQSYAVFPNKKVADNIGFGLRVHGVPAEEIRRKIAWAADLLQLTPYLDRYPAKLSGGQRQRVAVARAIVMDADVLLMDEPLSNLDALLRLSFRAELKKLVGELGTTTIYVTHDQVEALSLGDRVAVMRDGVIVQCGPPTAVYDGPATEFVGGFLGSPPMNFLTGTVEVGDAGARIDLGGQWVPVPASFSSFDGKKLNLGIRPEAIAVGEEHPDAVRGELQVLEPLGSSTLLTTEVSGQTVKIQAQPSFRADQGDTLNLRLPPQACRWYDPETGLLLETSA; translated from the coding sequence ATGGCTGAGGTGTTTCTGCGGGATCTGGTGAAGACCTATCCCGGCGGTACGGCACGCGCCACCGACGAGGTCTCGCTCGAGGTCGACGACGGCGAATTCATGGTGCTGCTCGGACCGTCCGGCTGCGGCAAGACGACCCTGTTGCGCATGATCGCGGGATTGGAACTGCCGGATTCGGGGCAGATCGTGATCGGCGGCAAAGACGTCACCTACCTCGAACCACGACGGCGCAACCTGTCGATGGTGTTCCAGTCCTACGCCGTATTCCCCAATAAGAAGGTCGCCGACAACATCGGCTTCGGCCTGCGCGTACACGGCGTGCCCGCCGAAGAGATCCGCCGCAAGATCGCATGGGCCGCGGATCTGCTGCAGCTGACCCCGTACCTCGATCGGTATCCGGCGAAGCTGTCCGGCGGACAGCGCCAGCGCGTCGCGGTGGCGCGGGCTATCGTGATGGACGCCGATGTCCTGCTCATGGACGAGCCGCTGTCCAATCTGGATGCGCTGCTGCGGCTTTCGTTCCGCGCCGAATTGAAGAAGCTCGTCGGCGAACTCGGCACCACCACGATCTACGTCACGCACGACCAGGTCGAGGCGCTGTCACTGGGTGACCGTGTCGCGGTGATGCGGGACGGGGTGATCGTGCAATGCGGTCCGCCCACAGCGGTATACGACGGTCCGGCAACCGAATTCGTCGGTGGGTTTCTCGGTAGCCCACCGATGAACTTCCTCACCGGGACCGTCGAGGTGGGCGATGCCGGAGCGCGCATCGACCTCGGCGGGCAGTGGGTGCCCGTCCCGGCTTCGTTCTCGTCGTTCGACGGTAAGAAGCTCAACCTCGGCATCCGCCCCGAAGCCATTGCCGTGGGCGAGGAACACCCCGACGCGGTACGTGGCGAGCTCCAAGTCCTGGAACCGCTCGGCTCATCGACCCTGCTGACGACCGAAGTCAGCGGACAGACCGTCAAGATTCAGGCGCAGCCGAGTTTCCGGGCCGACCAGGGCGACACACTGAACCTGCGCCTGCCACCGCAGGCGTGCCGCTGGTACGACCCGGAAACCGGCTTATTGCTGGAGACTTCAGCG
- a CDS encoding carbohydrate ABC transporter permease, with protein sequence MSERVVLPPIDRAPLRRRRWRAIGVQVACIAVTLFMALPIVLIGLAAVSSRDALNDFPKPLLPGEFSTETLHSFFRATGTMPALGNSVLVGIYTVFWSLVIGAPAGYALARNAFRGKDTYQVFILFVRALPIVVLSVPLATMFLRLDVYDTVFAVTLVHTTLALPTTVLITASIFVAVPADLEEAARVFGCTRWQAARKVVVPMALPGLAASSIFTFVLSWNEILGATIVTLGHRTLPAQVLTTLGEASTAYRFAGGFALIIPALVFIFVMRRYLVNMWGTTLR encoded by the coding sequence CGCCGCTGCGCAGGCGGCGGTGGCGGGCCATCGGCGTGCAGGTGGCGTGCATCGCGGTGACGCTGTTCATGGCGCTGCCGATCGTCCTCATCGGCCTGGCCGCGGTGTCCTCGCGCGACGCGCTCAACGACTTCCCGAAGCCGCTGCTGCCCGGCGAATTCTCCACCGAGACACTGCATTCGTTCTTTCGAGCCACCGGAACCATGCCGGCGCTGGGCAACTCGGTGCTCGTCGGCATCTATACGGTGTTCTGGTCGCTGGTCATCGGCGCGCCCGCCGGATATGCGTTGGCCCGCAATGCCTTCCGCGGCAAGGACACCTACCAGGTGTTCATCCTCTTCGTGCGCGCACTGCCGATCGTGGTGCTCTCGGTGCCGCTGGCCACGATGTTCCTGCGCCTCGACGTCTACGACACGGTCTTCGCGGTGACACTCGTGCACACCACGCTCGCACTGCCGACGACCGTACTCATCACGGCGAGCATCTTCGTCGCGGTACCGGCCGATCTGGAGGAGGCCGCCCGGGTCTTCGGCTGCACGCGCTGGCAGGCGGCCCGCAAAGTCGTTGTGCCGATGGCGCTTCCGGGACTCGCGGCGTCGTCGATCTTCACCTTCGTATTGTCGTGGAACGAGATCCTCGGCGCGACGATCGTGACGCTCGGGCACCGCACGCTGCCCGCTCAGGTGCTCACCACACTCGGCGAGGCGTCGACCGCGTACCGCTTCGCGGGCGGGTTCGCGCTGATCATCCCGGCGCTGGTGTTCATCTTCGTGATGCGGCGCTACCTGGTGAACATGTGGGGAACGACGTTGAGATGA